From Draconibacterium halophilum, one genomic window encodes:
- a CDS encoding LptF/LptG family permease, which translates to MKWYKTIDFYISKKFLGTFFYAIGLILSIAIVFDISENLDEFLSKDIPLKDIVFDYYMNFIPYFANLFSPLFTFIAVIYFTSKMTYNTEIIAILSNGVSYARLMRPYLVSAFIIALFSFVLGNYIIPPANKTMINFRHKYIKDRSIGTTRNIHRQIEPGTYIYMQSFNANNVGMRFTLERFEDSELKEKLTARNIRWDDETEKWVINSYWKRNIFEDHETFEKGYRMDTTLNMAPGDFQQLRNEMETYPTPALLKEIKLMKMRGVNYIEWEIEKHKRIANPFSAFILTLIGAALASRKVKGGLGLHIGLGLLLAFSYILFMQISTVFAVSGTVPIILAIWLPNISYAILALFVYRWAAR; encoded by the coding sequence ATGAAGTGGTATAAAACAATAGACTTTTACATCTCGAAAAAGTTTTTAGGAACTTTCTTTTATGCCATTGGTTTGATTTTGAGTATTGCCATTGTTTTCGATATTTCTGAAAACCTCGATGAATTCCTCTCAAAAGATATTCCGCTTAAGGATATTGTTTTTGACTACTACATGAACTTTATCCCCTATTTTGCCAACCTTTTCAGTCCGCTGTTTACATTTATTGCGGTAATTTATTTTACCTCAAAAATGACATATAACACCGAGATTATTGCCATACTGAGTAACGGCGTTTCTTATGCACGGTTAATGCGTCCCTACCTGGTATCCGCTTTCATCATTGCCCTGTTCTCTTTTGTGCTGGGCAATTATATTATTCCGCCGGCCAATAAAACAATGATCAATTTTAGGCACAAGTATATTAAAGACCGCAGCATTGGTACCACTCGGAATATACACCGCCAGATTGAACCCGGCACCTATATTTACATGCAAAGCTTTAATGCCAACAATGTAGGAATGCGTTTTACATTAGAGCGTTTTGAAGACTCTGAATTAAAAGAGAAACTTACGGCACGAAATATTCGCTGGGATGACGAAACAGAAAAGTGGGTAATTAACTCCTACTGGAAACGTAATATTTTTGAAGATCACGAAACCTTCGAGAAAGGTTACCGAATGGATACCACACTAAACATGGCACCAGGAGATTTTCAACAGTTAAGAAATGAGATGGAAACCTATCCTACGCCGGCACTGCTCAAGGAAATTAAGTTGATGAAAATGCGTGGTGTAAATTATATTGAATGGGAAATTGAAAAACATAAACGAATTGCGAACCCGTTTTCAGCTTTTATTCTAACATTAATTGGTGCTGCACTTGCATCGCGAAAAGTAAAAGGAGGACTTGGATTGCACATTGGACTTGGATTGCTACTGGCTTTCTCCTACATATTATTTATGCAAATTTCAACGGTATTTGCCGTTAGTGGAACAGTTCCTATTATTCTGGCCATTTGGCTCCCAAATATATCCTATGCAATATTGGCATTATTTGTTTACCGTTGGGCTGCCCGTTAA
- a CDS encoding glycosyltransferase: MIQILLDTFNALTATQLVVLIIAALLWLLRLLYLLFFPLRMLVKINKASVATGKAPLSVLMVVRNEEENCRETLPRMLSLKKTDMEVVVVDDFSQDNTLSVLGVLKQRYQKLKISSLSQETRHSEKLSQNIALKSAEKDWVLVYPVSAQSPSQDWLDEMDKLTPEQVLFKVAYTTVEGNKNWFNKLYRIENFFQQVRSASYSLNGLAFIYNEENVAFKKAEYFKRGGYGAKIQEPYANLELVINPFIRKKHVEFCLKEKSILQKQVAVGRLEFKDLVRKSIRIERHLNNLKRFVLLADRLTQTLYPLLIALLLLVVFQLWPVVVAFVVVHALVFMVIIKMLQNRLNESKLFITSLVFSFIMPFYKLFFRWHFNRQNQIHKWKKKV; this comes from the coding sequence ATGATTCAGATCTTGTTAGATACTTTTAACGCCTTAACTGCTACACAGTTGGTGGTGCTGATAATAGCTGCTTTATTGTGGCTGTTGCGGCTTTTGTATTTGCTTTTTTTCCCGCTACGTATGCTTGTTAAAATAAACAAAGCTTCGGTTGCAACCGGGAAAGCACCACTTTCCGTGTTGATGGTGGTACGAAACGAAGAAGAAAATTGCCGGGAAACGCTGCCTAGAATGCTGAGTTTGAAAAAAACCGATATGGAGGTAGTGGTTGTTGATGATTTTTCGCAGGATAATACCTTGTCGGTGTTGGGGGTATTAAAGCAACGCTATCAAAAATTGAAAATCTCATCGCTAAGTCAGGAAACACGACATTCCGAAAAGTTATCGCAAAATATTGCACTAAAATCGGCCGAAAAGGATTGGGTATTAGTGTATCCGGTAAGCGCACAAAGTCCCTCGCAAGACTGGCTGGACGAAATGGATAAGTTAACACCAGAACAAGTGCTTTTTAAAGTGGCTTACACAACTGTTGAAGGAAACAAAAACTGGTTCAATAAACTTTACCGGATTGAAAATTTCTTTCAGCAGGTACGAAGTGCTTCTTACTCGCTAAATGGCTTGGCGTTTATTTACAACGAGGAAAATGTGGCGTTTAAAAAAGCTGAATATTTTAAGCGAGGAGGTTATGGAGCAAAAATACAGGAGCCTTATGCCAACCTTGAACTGGTGATCAATCCTTTTATTCGGAAGAAACACGTAGAGTTCTGTTTAAAAGAAAAAAGTATTCTTCAAAAACAGGTTGCAGTTGGTCGTTTAGAGTTTAAAGATTTGGTTCGTAAAAGCATTCGTATTGAGCGTCACCTGAATAATTTAAAGCGTTTTGTATTGCTTGCGGACAGGTTGACACAAACCTTGTATCCACTATTGATTGCATTACTGTTATTAGTCGTATTTCAGCTGTGGCCCGTTGTTGTTGCATTTGTTGTCGTTCATGCACTGGTTTTTATGGTTATCATAAAAATGTTGCAGAATCGTTTGAATGAAAGCAAATTATTCATAACTTCGTTAGTGTTCAGTTTTATAATGCCTTTTTATAAACTTTTTTTCAGGTGGCATTTTAATCGGCAAAATCAAATTCATAAATGGAAAAAAAAGGTGTGA
- a CDS encoding acyl-CoA carboxylase subunit beta, translated as MSLRSNVLDLRKRKKEVQKGGGDKAIEKQVKMGKLTARERILALLDKNSFHEYDLFVEHAAKDFGMEGKKLHGDGVIIGTGTIYDKPVCVFAQDFTVAGGSLGLMHARKITKIMDHALKMRVPLIGINDSGGARIQEGVNSLAGYGEIFFRNTLASGVIPQISVILGPCAGGAVYSPALTDFVFVVENISKMFITGPSVIKSVLGEEISMEELGGARVHAEITGNAHFYAQTELECFEQIKTLISYIPRNNSRKALAHKPKSPLKGAKVEDIVPSDPRIPYDMREVIKRITDGSEFLEVMEDFAPNIIIGFGRMNGETVGFVANQPMVLAGVLDCDSSDKAGRFIRYCDSFNIPIVTMEDLPGYLPGVDQEHAGVIRHGAKILYAYSEATVPKITVIVRKAYGGGYIAMNSRHLRADFVFAWPTAEIAVMGPEGAANIVFRKEISEAENPEEMRQQKILEYKQKFANPYVAAAQGYIDEVIEPSETRSRILHALQVSENKSSSMPAKKHGIPPF; from the coding sequence ATGTCACTAAGAAGTAACGTACTCGATCTTCGTAAAAGAAAGAAAGAAGTACAAAAAGGTGGTGGAGATAAAGCCATTGAGAAACAGGTAAAAATGGGAAAACTCACAGCCCGTGAACGTATCCTGGCCCTGTTGGATAAAAACTCATTTCACGAATACGACTTATTTGTTGAGCATGCTGCCAAAGATTTCGGCATGGAAGGCAAAAAACTACACGGAGATGGTGTAATCATTGGTACCGGTACTATTTACGATAAGCCGGTTTGCGTTTTCGCCCAGGACTTTACTGTTGCAGGAGGTTCGCTGGGATTAATGCATGCCCGCAAGATCACAAAAATTATGGACCACGCACTGAAAATGCGCGTTCCTTTAATTGGTATCAACGACTCGGGAGGTGCTCGTATCCAGGAAGGAGTTAACTCATTGGCCGGTTACGGAGAAATTTTCTTCCGTAATACACTGGCTTCTGGTGTTATTCCACAAATTTCGGTAATACTTGGCCCTTGTGCCGGTGGAGCTGTTTATTCTCCGGCGTTAACCGACTTTGTATTTGTGGTTGAGAACATCTCGAAAATGTTTATTACTGGGCCAAGTGTAATTAAATCAGTACTTGGCGAAGAGATCTCGATGGAAGAGCTGGGGGGTGCCCGTGTTCATGCCGAAATTACCGGTAACGCACATTTTTATGCACAAACCGAGTTGGAATGTTTCGAGCAGATAAAAACACTTATCAGTTATATTCCACGTAACAACTCAAGAAAAGCATTGGCTCACAAACCAAAATCGCCATTAAAAGGTGCCAAGGTGGAAGACATTGTTCCTTCAGATCCAAGAATTCCTTACGATATGAGAGAGGTGATCAAAAGAATCACTGATGGATCCGAATTCCTTGAGGTAATGGAAGATTTTGCGCCAAATATTATTATTGGTTTCGGAAGAATGAACGGCGAAACAGTAGGTTTTGTTGCCAACCAGCCAATGGTTCTTGCCGGAGTACTGGACTGCGACAGCTCGGATAAAGCAGGTCGTTTTATTCGCTACTGCGACTCGTTTAATATTCCTATTGTTACCATGGAAGACCTGCCGGGATACTTGCCGGGAGTTGACCAGGAGCATGCCGGTGTGATTCGTCACGGAGCAAAAATTCTTTATGCGTACAGTGAAGCTACCGTACCAAAAATTACGGTAATTGTAAGAAAAGCATATGGTGGTGGTTATATTGCTATGAACTCGCGTCACTTGCGTGCCGACTTTGTATTTGCATGGCCAACAGCCGAAATTGCAGTTATGGGGCCAGAAGGTGCAGCGAACATCGTATTCCGTAAAGAAATTTCAGAAGCTGAGAATCCTGAAGAAATGCGTCAGCAAAAAATTCTGGAGTACAAACAAAAATTTGCCAATCCTTATGTTGCTGCTGCACAGGGCTATATCGACGAAGTAATCGAGCCTAGCGAAACACGTTCACGCATATTACATGCCTTGCAGGTTTCTGAAAACAAGAGTTCTTCTATGCCAGCTAAGAAACATGGAATTCCTCCGTTTTAA
- the gldB gene encoding gliding motility lipoprotein GldB, which translates to MKWTKAVVFMGAIALIFFSCKRNPLKVNISDVEAEVEVVRFGEQLLNLEGKDTLETLTELSNAHPDFFNLYTYRVIQVGGIGDEDFKNMMSLFLTDSLISEVKLKTDSVFPNLKKLEKKLTKAFKYYSYHFPEKELPTIYTYISGFNQSVVTAENSIGISLDKYLGRDCLYYRQLRTIPHYKIQNMHKDKILSDVALAWGITEFEHEERATNLLGNMVEKGKLMYLVDAMLPEMEDSLKIGYTTQQLEWCQMNEPQMWTYLIEHEMLYTTKRMDIIRYINPAPSTSGFPLDSPGRTGVWIGWQIVRQYMKKHPEVTLPELMANYDFQQILNDSGYNPE; encoded by the coding sequence ATGAAGTGGACAAAAGCAGTGGTTTTTATGGGTGCAATTGCCCTGATTTTTTTTTCATGTAAACGAAATCCATTAAAAGTAAATATTTCGGATGTTGAGGCAGAGGTGGAAGTAGTTCGGTTTGGTGAGCAACTTTTAAACCTTGAGGGAAAAGATACGCTGGAAACACTAACGGAGCTGAGCAACGCCCACCCCGATTTTTTCAACTTGTACACCTACCGCGTAATTCAGGTGGGCGGCATTGGCGACGAGGATTTTAAGAATATGATGAGCCTGTTTTTAACCGACAGCCTGATTAGTGAGGTGAAACTAAAAACCGACTCGGTGTTTCCCAACCTAAAAAAGTTGGAAAAAAAGTTGACAAAAGCGTTTAAATATTACAGCTACCATTTTCCCGAGAAAGAGTTGCCTACTATTTACACATACATTTCGGGATTTAACCAATCGGTGGTTACGGCCGAAAATAGTATTGGCATTAGCCTGGATAAATACCTGGGGCGCGACTGCCTTTACTACCGACAGTTACGCACCATACCACATTACAAGATTCAAAACATGCACAAAGACAAAATTCTGTCGGATGTGGCGCTGGCATGGGGCATTACCGAATTTGAACACGAAGAGCGCGCAACCAACCTGCTGGGCAATATGGTTGAAAAAGGGAAGCTGATGTATCTGGTTGATGCCATGCTACCCGAAATGGAAGACTCGCTGAAAATTGGCTACACCACGCAGCAACTGGAATGGTGCCAAATGAACGAACCACAAATGTGGACTTACCTTATTGAGCACGAAATGCTTTACACTACCAAACGCATGGATATTATCCGTTACATCAATCCCGCGCCATCAACAAGTGGTTTTCCGCTCGACTCGCCCGGACGAACCGGGGTGTGGATTGGTTGGCAAATTGTGCGGCAATACATGAAAAAACATCCCGAAGTAACTTTACCGGAATTAATGGCGAATTACGATTTTCAGCAGATATTGAATGATTCGGGGTATAATCCGGAATAA
- a CDS encoding RNA polymerase sigma factor, producing MEKKGVILSDKARQDYELVKAALAGDDKAFARLLNRYKDAIYFMLLKMVNNRSDAEDLTLEAFGKAFKSLHQYSPTYAFSTWLFKIASNNCIDFLRKKKGVHVPIENNGQDDNSETIKLRSKEPDPEEKLIRQQKAILLRRVVRKLKPRYQILVELRYFREFSYEEIAKELDLPLGTVKAQLFRAREMLFKMIESTEIGRKD from the coding sequence ATGGAAAAAAAAGGTGTGATACTATCGGATAAAGCAAGGCAGGACTACGAGCTTGTTAAAGCAGCGTTGGCTGGCGACGATAAAGCTTTTGCCCGATTATTAAACCGTTACAAAGATGCCATTTATTTTATGCTGCTAAAAATGGTGAATAACCGCAGCGATGCCGAAGACCTGACATTGGAGGCATTTGGAAAGGCTTTTAAAAGCCTACATCAGTACTCGCCAACTTACGCCTTTAGCACGTGGTTATTTAAAATTGCATCGAACAATTGCATCGATTTTTTACGAAAGAAAAAAGGTGTGCATGTACCCATTGAAAACAACGGGCAGGATGATAACAGCGAAACGATAAAACTGCGTTCAAAAGAACCCGATCCCGAAGAAAAACTGATTCGTCAGCAAAAGGCCATTTTGTTGCGGCGCGTTGTACGTAAGTTAAAGCCGCGTTATCAAATTCTGGTGGAGCTGCGATATTTCAGGGAGTTTTCGTACGAAGAAATTGCAAAAGAGTTAGATTTGCCGCTCGGAACAGTAAAAGCACAGCTTTTCAGAGCTCGCGAAATGCTGTTTAAAATGATTGAAAGCACCGAGATTGGACGAAAAGATTAA
- a CDS encoding acetyl-CoA carboxylase biotin carboxyl carrier protein subunit, with amino-acid sequence MAEEKEFKNLVIQGAVYKTTYTKKFENRLNYISPDPNEIYSFIPGTIIDIFIKPKQKVKEGETLLLLEAMKMENQVRMPFNGEIVKIHIKKGQTIPNRHLMLEIKPTK; translated from the coding sequence ATGGCAGAAGAAAAAGAGTTTAAAAATCTTGTTATTCAGGGAGCTGTATACAAAACAACCTATACAAAGAAATTTGAGAATAGGTTGAATTATATATCTCCCGACCCGAATGAAATTTATTCATTCATTCCGGGAACCATTATCGATATTTTTATAAAACCCAAACAAAAGGTGAAAGAAGGCGAAACACTTTTATTGCTTGAGGCAATGAAAATGGAAAACCAGGTAAGAATGCCTTTTAACGGAGAGATCGTGAAAATCCACATCAAAAAAGGTCAGACTATTCCTAACCGTCATCTGATGTTGGAAATTAAGCCGACTAAATAA
- the rsmG gene encoding 16S rRNA (guanine(527)-N(7))-methyltransferase RsmG codes for MDLILKYFPHLTETQIEQFQQLEPLYADWNAKINVISRKDFPEFYERHVLHSLGIARFIRFNAKTKILDVGTGGGFPGIPLAILFPEVQFHMVDSIGKKIKVVNGVAQSLGLKNVRAEQIRAEELKEKYDFVVSRAVTRLPDFVKWVRNNISKKQQNALPNGVIYLKGGDLTEEVKPFGKRIFLQDLSQYFEEPFFETKKVLHLPL; via the coding sequence ATGGATTTAATTCTAAAGTATTTTCCCCACTTAACCGAAACCCAAATTGAACAGTTTCAACAATTGGAACCTTTGTATGCTGATTGGAATGCAAAAATAAATGTGATCTCACGAAAAGATTTCCCGGAGTTTTACGAACGTCATGTGTTGCATTCGCTGGGTATTGCCCGGTTTATTCGTTTTAACGCAAAAACAAAAATACTCGATGTTGGAACTGGCGGAGGTTTTCCCGGAATTCCACTAGCCATTCTTTTTCCCGAGGTGCAGTTTCACATGGTTGACTCGATAGGAAAGAAAATAAAAGTGGTGAATGGAGTTGCCCAATCGCTGGGATTAAAAAATGTCCGTGCCGAGCAAATTCGTGCTGAAGAGTTAAAAGAAAAGTACGATTTTGTAGTGAGCCGTGCAGTTACCCGTTTGCCCGATTTTGTAAAATGGGTCAGGAACAACATTTCCAAGAAACAACAAAATGCACTGCCAAACGGTGTAATTTATTTAAAAGGTGGTGATCTAACCGAAGAGGTAAAACCATTTGGGAAACGCATATTTTTGCAAGATCTGTCGCAATACTTTGAAGAACCTTTTTTCGAAACCAAAAAAGTCTTGCACTTACCACTATAA
- a CDS encoding ATP-dependent 6-phosphofructokinase — protein sequence MSTSTKPKRIGILTAGGDCPGLNAAIRGVGKTAIVEYKMEVLGFNAGYSGLINGDYIELKESALSGILTLGGTILGTSREKPYKGKKNSKDVDDKPHKIKENYKKLGLDAIVCIGGNGTMKTANLLAQEGMNVVGIPKTIDNDVWGTDVTFGFDSAVQIATDAIDRLHTTANSHQRVMIIEIMGHHAGWLALYSGLAGGGDIILLPELEYNIRSVCKKIESRFESKKPYSIVVVAEGIDHPKGESAASHVAKAIEMYTDIETRETVLGYIQRGGSPTPMDRILATRYGAFAARCIAEENFGTMVAVKANELTTVPLAEVGGKLRLVEPDFGLIEKARKMGVSFGDEYL from the coding sequence ATGAGTACTTCAACAAAGCCAAAAAGAATTGGCATTTTGACTGCAGGGGGCGATTGCCCCGGACTAAATGCAGCAATCAGAGGCGTGGGAAAAACAGCAATAGTTGAATACAAAATGGAAGTGTTGGGTTTTAACGCCGGCTATTCGGGGTTAATAAACGGCGATTACATTGAGCTAAAAGAATCGGCGCTCTCCGGTATTCTAACACTTGGAGGAACCATACTGGGCACCTCGCGCGAGAAACCCTACAAAGGCAAGAAAAACAGTAAAGATGTCGATGACAAACCTCATAAGATAAAAGAAAACTACAAAAAACTGGGCCTCGATGCTATTGTTTGTATAGGAGGTAACGGCACCATGAAAACCGCCAACCTGCTGGCACAAGAGGGAATGAATGTAGTTGGCATACCAAAAACCATTGACAACGATGTTTGGGGAACCGATGTAACTTTTGGCTTCGATTCGGCGGTGCAAATTGCCACCGATGCCATCGACCGCTTACACACTACTGCCAATTCGCACCAACGGGTAATGATTATCGAAATTATGGGGCACCATGCCGGTTGGCTGGCGCTATATTCGGGGCTTGCCGGTGGTGGCGATATTATATTGCTGCCCGAACTGGAGTATAATATCCGATCGGTTTGTAAGAAAATTGAAAGCCGTTTCGAGAGTAAAAAACCTTACTCCATTGTTGTGGTTGCCGAAGGAATCGATCATCCTAAAGGAGAATCGGCAGCGTCGCACGTGGCTAAAGCCATTGAAATGTACACCGATATTGAAACCCGCGAAACTGTTTTGGGATACATTCAGCGTGGTGGTTCGCCAACACCAATGGATCGGATTTTGGCCACACGCTACGGGGCTTTTGCAGCACGTTGTATCGCCGAAGAAAATTTTGGAACTATGGTAGCCGTAAAAGCCAACGAGCTCACCACCGTGCCACTGGCTGAAGTTGGTGGAAAATTACGTTTGGTAGAACCCGATTTTGGATTGATTGAAAAAGCACGAAAAATGGGCGTGTCGTTTGGCGATGAGTACCTTTAG
- the tgt gene encoding tRNA guanosine(34) transglycosylase Tgt — protein MQFELQKTAENSRARAGVITTDHGAIETPIFMPVGTAGSVKGIHTRDIKDDINAQIILGNTYHLYLRPGIDIIEKAGGLHKFNRWDRPILTDSGGFQVFSLGDIRKLSDEGARFQSHIDGSYHLFTPENVMDIQRTIGADIIMAFDECTPGDADYEYAKRSLELTQRWLERCFKQFNSTEPKYGYSQTLFPIVQGNTFTDLRKAAVANVKTFDADGYAIGGLSVGETEQEMYEMTEVCTADLPENKPRYLMGVGTPVNILEGIHRGIDMFDCVMPTRNGRNGMLFTSEGIINIRNKKWANDHAPIDENGTSFVDQYSKAYLRHLIISNEMLGAQIASQHNLAFYLWLVKTARQKIQSGDFVGWKNEMVIKLKERL, from the coding sequence ATGCAATTCGAATTACAGAAAACAGCAGAAAACTCGCGTGCCCGGGCCGGGGTAATTACAACCGACCACGGAGCGATAGAAACGCCAATATTTATGCCGGTTGGCACAGCCGGATCGGTAAAAGGGATTCACACCCGCGATATAAAAGACGACATCAATGCCCAGATAATCTTAGGGAATACATATCATCTGTATTTGCGTCCTGGAATTGATATTATTGAAAAGGCAGGAGGCCTGCACAAATTCAATCGCTGGGATCGGCCCATTTTAACCGACAGTGGAGGTTTCCAGGTATTTTCGCTTGGCGATATCCGAAAATTGAGTGACGAGGGAGCACGGTTCCAATCGCATATCGACGGCTCCTACCACCTATTCACACCTGAAAATGTGATGGATATTCAGCGCACCATCGGGGCCGATATTATAATGGCTTTTGATGAATGTACACCGGGCGATGCTGATTACGAGTACGCCAAACGATCGTTGGAATTGACGCAACGTTGGCTTGAACGCTGTTTTAAACAATTCAACAGCACCGAGCCGAAATACGGTTATTCGCAAACCTTGTTCCCCATTGTTCAGGGAAATACATTTACTGATTTGCGAAAAGCTGCCGTGGCCAACGTAAAAACTTTTGATGCCGATGGTTATGCAATCGGAGGGCTGTCGGTTGGCGAAACAGAACAGGAAATGTATGAAATGACGGAAGTTTGCACCGCCGATCTTCCTGAAAATAAACCGCGCTACCTAATGGGAGTTGGAACGCCGGTAAATATCCTGGAAGGTATTCATCGCGGAATTGATATGTTCGATTGTGTAATGCCCACCCGAAACGGACGCAACGGAATGTTATTTACAAGCGAAGGCATTATAAACATTCGCAATAAAAAATGGGCAAACGACCACGCTCCCATCGATGAAAATGGAACATCGTTTGTCGACCAGTATTCAAAAGCTTATCTTCGCCACCTAATAATTTCGAACGAAATGCTTGGCGCGCAAATTGCGAGTCAGCATAACCTGGCATTTTACCTGTGGCTGGTAAAAACAGCCCGCCAAAAAATACAAAGTGGCGATTTTGTTGGCTGGAAAAACGAAATGGTTATTAAACTGAAAGAAAGACTGTAG
- a CDS encoding 3-keto-disaccharide hydrolase has translation MKKFFSILMATAFVFSISCKSTKTGSSAGLNQLSKQEKEEGWVLLFDGKTSEGWRGNNKDHFPTGWEIVDGTLHCKSSGQGEAGARDGGDIITTKEYSNFHLKIEWKIAEGGNSGIFYLGKEHEGWPIYKTAPELQVLDNERHPDALLGKDGNRKAGSLYDLIPAKPQNANPAGEWNTVEVICYDGTVVHKQNGETVVEYHLWTDDWKELVAGSKFPGLNPDWADVAKEGVIALQDHGDDVWFRNIKIKEMNY, from the coding sequence ATGAAAAAGTTTTTTTCAATTTTAATGGCTACTGCCTTTGTGTTTTCAATCTCGTGTAAGAGTACAAAAACGGGTAGTTCGGCCGGTTTAAATCAATTATCAAAACAAGAAAAAGAAGAAGGTTGGGTATTGCTGTTTGATGGCAAAACCAGCGAAGGATGGAGAGGTAACAACAAAGATCATTTCCCAACAGGATGGGAAATTGTTGATGGAACGTTGCATTGTAAATCATCGGGACAAGGCGAAGCCGGAGCACGCGATGGTGGTGATATTATTACCACCAAAGAATATTCTAACTTTCACCTGAAAATTGAATGGAAAATTGCAGAGGGAGGAAACTCTGGTATTTTCTATTTAGGAAAAGAGCACGAAGGATGGCCAATTTACAAAACGGCTCCTGAATTGCAGGTGCTGGACAACGAGCGTCACCCGGATGCTTTGTTAGGAAAAGACGGTAACCGCAAAGCCGGTTCGTTATACGACCTGATTCCTGCAAAACCACAGAATGCAAATCCTGCAGGCGAATGGAATACGGTAGAAGTAATTTGCTACGATGGTACTGTAGTTCACAAGCAAAATGGCGAAACGGTTGTTGAATACCACTTGTGGACTGACGACTGGAAAGAGCTGGTAGCCGGATCGAAATTCCCGGGATTAAATCCTGACTGGGCAGATGTTGCAAAAGAAGGTGTTATTGCATTGCAAGACCATGGCGACGATGTTTGGTTCCGCAATATCAAAATTAAAGAGATGAATTATTAA